The following proteins come from a genomic window of Lolium rigidum isolate FL_2022 chromosome 5, APGP_CSIRO_Lrig_0.1, whole genome shotgun sequence:
- the LOC124656079 gene encoding uncharacterized protein LOC124656079 — MVRSPFALAPMEGRTLEEEQEQHEVLLIHSQVSRIKREDEETRRHLLMKLQLLETMPAAGGGIRGHESSPPASRSLSPLRRAGDAVPVGDWA, encoded by the coding sequence ATGGTGAGATCCCCGTTTGCTCTCGCTCCGATGGAGGGGAGGAcgctggaggaggagcaggagcaacaTGAGGTGCTGCTGATCCACAGCCAGGTGAGCCGGATCAAGCGGGAGGACGAGGAGACCCGGAGGCACCTCCTGATGAAGCTGCAGCTCCTGGAGACGAtgccggccgccggcggcggcatccgaGGGCACGAGAGCTCGCCACCGGCCTCCCGCTCGCTGTCGCCACTCCGGCGCGCCGGGGACGCGGTGCCCGTCGGCGACTGGGCCTAG